A genomic segment from Gracilimonas sediminicola encodes:
- the tnpA gene encoding IS200/IS605 family transposase — protein sequence MPFIKMYGHFVWATKSRKKLLSLENKNTLCQHIREYSKAKQIHLLNINGWHDHLHALISISSDQNIQTIMNLIKGESSYWANRNLSLPEKFGWQEEYFAVSVGESQLKRVNGYIDKQEKHHQVKSFSEEYEEFIKNYRFHSKE from the coding sequence ATGCCATTTATAAAAATGTATGGGCATTTTGTTTGGGCTACAAAAAGTAGAAAAAAACTTTTAAGTCTGGAGAATAAAAATACTCTTTGCCAACACATTCGGGAATATTCAAAAGCCAAGCAGATTCACCTCTTGAATATCAATGGCTGGCATGATCATCTTCATGCTTTAATTTCAATATCGTCTGATCAAAATATTCAGACCATCATGAACCTGATAAAAGGGGAGTCTTCATATTGGGCAAACAGAAACCTCTCGCTTCCTGAGAAGTTTGGTTGGCAAGAAGAGTACTTCGCTGTGTCAGTAGGGGAATCACAACTGAAAAGAGTAAACGGCTACATTGATAAACAAGAAAAGCATCATCAGGTAAAGTCTTTTTCAGAAGAATATGAGGAGTTTATCAAAAACTATCGTTTTCATTCTAAGGAATAA
- a CDS encoding DinB family protein, translating to MDFEKLFEYDRWANKKILLAIRELDEGKTKEEVMGLLSHILAAQQVWMNRITGKETAVEIWPQFSMAEMSQKMQENTEKLKDLVAQSDKAITYQNSKGEEFGNVVGDILTHLVIHGQHHRAQIAKLIRQAGQTPPGTDYIFFLRG from the coding sequence ATGGACTTTGAAAAGCTTTTCGAATACGACCGATGGGCCAACAAAAAAATACTTCTGGCTATTCGTGAACTTGATGAGGGCAAAACGAAAGAAGAAGTCATGGGCTTGCTTTCTCACATCCTGGCAGCCCAACAGGTTTGGATGAACAGAATCACAGGCAAAGAAACAGCGGTGGAGATATGGCCACAATTTTCGATGGCTGAAATGAGCCAAAAGATGCAGGAGAATACCGAAAAGCTAAAAGACTTGGTTGCACAGAGTGATAAAGCCATTACCTACCAAAACTCCAAAGGTGAGGAATTCGGGAATGTTGTAGGTGATATTTTGACTCACCTTGTTATCCACGGCCAACATCACCGTGCACAAATAGCCAAGCTTATTCGACAAGCCGGACAAACCCCTCCCGGTACTGATTACATCTTTTTTCTGAGGGGCTAA
- a CDS encoding AAA family ATPase — MAKKAAQIIEQQVQFWMRKEAAQKGVPVSNSTRPIITISREFGAKGAALAEELGRRLEFKVWDKDLLELISKNIGSNKEFIKSLDESRRGLLEDTIFGFIHHRETNLSYLLFLIKAVRALEKFGSNIIVGRGANYICKIPDTFHIRVVCPLNKRIQNYARDYQITKKEASEFILRKDADRQHFSKYNFNQDSGNASDYDLILNSSTFSLSEMAEIAVQAYEMKTGTKVAEMAQQEL, encoded by the coding sequence ATGGCTAAGAAAGCAGCTCAGATCATCGAACAACAAGTTCAGTTTTGGATGCGTAAAGAGGCCGCCCAAAAAGGCGTTCCCGTCTCTAATTCTACGCGTCCTATAATCACGATATCGCGGGAATTCGGAGCTAAAGGCGCTGCCCTGGCAGAAGAATTAGGACGGCGGTTAGAATTCAAGGTTTGGGATAAGGACTTACTGGAGTTAATAAGTAAGAATATTGGCAGCAACAAAGAGTTTATAAAGTCCTTAGATGAGAGTCGCCGGGGGTTATTGGAAGACACCATTTTCGGGTTTATACATCATCGCGAAACAAACCTCAGCTATCTTCTTTTCCTGATTAAAGCTGTTCGGGCTCTGGAGAAATTTGGTAGTAATATTATTGTAGGAAGAGGTGCAAATTACATCTGCAAAATACCGGACACTTTTCATATCCGTGTGGTCTGTCCTCTTAATAAGCGTATCCAGAACTATGCACGCGACTATCAAATCACAAAGAAAGAAGCCTCCGAATTTATTTTGAGGAAGGACGCAGATCGTCAACATTTCAGTAAATATAACTTCAATCAGGATTCTGGAAATGCAAGCGATTATGACCTGATTCTTAACTCAAGCACTTTTTCTTTGTCAGAGATGGCTGAAATAGCAGTGCAAGCCTATGAAATGAAAACCGGAACTAAGGTTGCTGAAATGGCTCAGCAGGAGTTGTAA
- a CDS encoding serine/threonine-protein kinase — translation MEKSEFEKLEKIIDDVLLCPKEEQKDRIKELCGGDSELQKQAEELLESIHDSETFLDDQKKNLKSFLDDIPDTEAPPETEESDFTPETYGFYTTTGKIDQGGMGIVYKGKRSDGEFEREVAIKVLNRRLVSENWEKRFKQEKVILASLEHPNIAKLYDAGISERNRPYLVMEYVRGMSLKEYIQKEEPELKECLAKFKEICEAIEYAHRNLIVHRDIKPQNVLINEQGRVKVLDFGIAKIISEELSEEEVIQTMESGRLLSLSYAAPEQINMGKITVATDVYALGLVLYEMIAREKPFDLSGKTLQQAEKIILNRETENISAKAKVKLKTIDAKDLDAIVSKCLRKEPEYRYSSVRELLNDLESLQKKKPVAARKNTRRYKTEKFLKRNKYQLSVAATFLVAIVTFGIIYSVNITKEKNRALEALSRAKMVSDVMVNVFEEVDYTTTEDPRLATSRFLDESLAMVEYKFGDVPGEKARLLLNFGSIKFNLGELQTADSLLNESASILRSLEEDNEYRYWLADVYNKKADLARAMGQDRIALNYADSLQQFLENNEEEIRNLEIVPLDWQAYLLTSKSYKAEVFTYLGEYEKADSLYNEIFDGYAARKDTMSDAYWVSRHDHGWLLYDKGEYEKAISTFEEVIEARTEGYENGRRHYTPTKVAGAHASMAWALHMQGESDKAEEHSRYSLDLYNDIFGSKRSIDRAKAMNDLGIIIQKQGKYEEARELIEKAYYMRKDLLGDTHPLTLTSEGNMGLVYFYDDQKEKALEWFIKAHQSNVKVKGETHPDHLRELSNIGAVYMQLGKNEQATKYFEKALSIGEQFYDTTNVIYRRTLSAYNSIK, via the coding sequence ATGGAAAAGTCGGAGTTTGAAAAGCTGGAAAAAATCATTGATGACGTGTTGCTCTGTCCAAAAGAAGAGCAGAAAGACCGCATCAAAGAACTTTGCGGGGGAGACAGCGAGCTGCAGAAACAAGCCGAAGAACTGCTGGAATCCATTCATGACAGCGAGACCTTTCTGGATGATCAAAAGAAGAACCTGAAGTCTTTTCTCGACGATATTCCTGATACCGAAGCCCCACCCGAAACGGAAGAAAGTGACTTTACCCCGGAGACCTATGGGTTTTATACCACCACCGGCAAGATTGACCAGGGAGGAATGGGCATTGTATATAAGGGCAAGCGCTCGGACGGAGAATTTGAACGAGAAGTCGCCATCAAGGTTTTAAACAGGCGTCTGGTTAGTGAAAACTGGGAAAAGCGGTTCAAGCAGGAGAAAGTGATTCTCGCCAGTTTGGAGCATCCCAATATTGCCAAGTTGTATGATGCCGGTATATCCGAAAGAAACCGGCCGTACCTGGTTATGGAATACGTGCGGGGAATGTCGCTGAAGGAGTACATTCAAAAAGAGGAACCGGAACTGAAAGAATGCCTTGCTAAGTTTAAAGAGATCTGTGAAGCGATTGAATATGCCCATCGCAACCTGATTGTGCACCGGGATATCAAGCCGCAAAACGTGTTGATTAATGAGCAGGGACGGGTCAAAGTGCTGGATTTCGGGATTGCCAAAATTATCTCCGAAGAGCTTTCAGAAGAAGAAGTGATACAGACCATGGAGTCGGGCAGGCTGCTGAGTCTAAGTTATGCAGCGCCGGAACAGATCAATATGGGAAAGATAACGGTAGCCACGGATGTGTATGCGCTTGGTTTGGTTCTGTATGAGATGATTGCACGGGAGAAGCCATTCGATCTTTCAGGGAAGACCCTGCAGCAAGCCGAGAAAATAATCCTCAACAGAGAGACCGAGAATATCAGCGCAAAGGCGAAGGTAAAGCTCAAAACAATTGATGCGAAAGATTTAGATGCCATTGTAAGCAAATGTCTCAGAAAAGAACCCGAATACCGGTATTCATCAGTTCGGGAGCTATTGAATGATCTGGAAAGCCTTCAGAAAAAAAAGCCGGTTGCGGCGCGAAAAAACACCCGCCGGTATAAGACGGAGAAATTTCTGAAAAGGAACAAGTATCAGCTTTCGGTGGCAGCTACATTTTTAGTGGCCATCGTCACATTTGGGATTATTTATAGCGTCAACATCACCAAAGAAAAAAACCGGGCGCTGGAAGCCTTAAGCAGAGCTAAAATGGTAAGCGATGTAATGGTGAATGTTTTTGAGGAGGTGGATTATACTACGACCGAGGATCCCCGACTTGCCACAAGCCGTTTTCTTGATGAGTCGCTGGCTATGGTGGAGTACAAATTTGGTGATGTACCCGGTGAAAAAGCCCGCTTACTGTTAAACTTCGGGTCAATAAAGTTTAATCTCGGCGAGCTGCAAACGGCGGATTCGTTGCTAAATGAATCGGCATCCATACTTCGATCTCTTGAAGAAGACAATGAATACAGGTACTGGCTGGCTGATGTGTACAACAAAAAAGCCGACCTGGCGCGGGCTATGGGACAGGATAGAATAGCGCTGAATTATGCAGATTCACTTCAGCAATTTTTGGAGAATAATGAAGAGGAAATCAGAAACCTCGAAATTGTGCCGCTGGATTGGCAGGCCTACCTGTTAACGTCCAAATCGTACAAGGCAGAAGTGTTCACCTACCTGGGAGAATATGAGAAAGCGGACAGCCTGTATAATGAAATTTTTGACGGTTATGCCGCCCGAAAGGATACCATGTCGGATGCGTACTGGGTTAGCCGTCACGATCATGGCTGGCTTTTGTACGACAAGGGCGAGTATGAAAAAGCTATTTCTACTTTCGAAGAGGTTATCGAAGCGAGAACGGAAGGATATGAAAACGGGAGAAGGCACTATACGCCTACCAAGGTAGCCGGGGCTCATGCAAGCATGGCCTGGGCATTGCATATGCAGGGGGAGAGTGATAAAGCAGAGGAGCATTCCCGCTATTCGCTGGATTTGTATAATGATATTTTTGGGAGCAAGCGAAGTATAGATCGAGCTAAGGCGATGAATGATTTAGGGATTATCATTCAGAAGCAGGGAAAATATGAGGAAGCAAGAGAGTTAATCGAAAAAGCCTACTATATGCGAAAAGACTTGTTGGGAGATACCCACCCTCTGACCTTGACCAGTGAAGGAAACATGGGGCTGGTATATTTCTACGATGACCAAAAGGAGAAAGCGTTGGAGTGGTTTATAAAAGCCCACCAAAGTAATGTGAAGGTGAAAGGAGAAACACATCCCGATCACTTGCGAGAGTTGAGTAATATAGGGGCTGTTTACATGCAACTGGGAAAAAATGAGCAGGCCACAAAATATTTTGAAAAAGCCCTGAGTATCGGAGAGCAGTTCTACGACACCACTAATGTGATTTACCGCAGAACGTTATCCGCATACAACTCCATCAAGTAG
- a CDS encoding GAF domain-containing protein — MSAVQLISYDQLISDTESILKRNVTRDEKLFAICELLADEIPSFSWVGFYLPDPEGKQELVLGPFVGPSTDHTRIPYGRGICGQVALSHETFVAQDVHSEENYLACSTDVQSEIVVPIMKDDEFVGQLDIDSNTKNSITKEQRELLEEICEFLSDEF, encoded by the coding sequence ATGAGCGCTGTACAACTTATTTCTTATGATCAATTAATTTCGGATACGGAAAGCATTTTAAAGCGAAATGTGACCCGCGATGAAAAGCTTTTTGCGATTTGTGAATTGTTAGCTGATGAAATCCCTTCTTTCAGCTGGGTGGGTTTTTATCTGCCTGATCCTGAGGGGAAACAGGAACTTGTTCTCGGTCCATTTGTGGGCCCTTCTACCGACCACACCCGGATTCCTTACGGCAGAGGTATTTGCGGACAGGTTGCCCTTAGCCACGAGACCTTTGTGGCACAAGATGTACACAGCGAAGAAAATTACCTGGCCTGCAGCACCGATGTACAATCCGAAATTGTTGTCCCCATCATGAAAGACGATGAGTTTGTAGGCCAACTCGATATCGACTCAAACACAAAAAACTCCATCACCAAAGAACAGCGTGAGCTTTTGGAAGAGATTTGTGAGTTTCTGTCGGACGAATTTTAA
- a CDS encoding mechanosensitive ion channel family protein, whose product MQESFELLVDRIISTTPQILAAITSLVVLIFIGRLASSGVGRLLGDDRTKGVKQVRLIKRLVRWAFNVLGLVIALHLVGLTQVATSFLAAGGVVAVVLGFAFREIGENLLAGLFLSFSRSFDVGDLIESNGIRGIVQRIEIRDVHIRTADGCDIFIPSVTIYKNPLHNFTRDGLRRGSFIIGVDYGDDLQKARETLLKTVQDHKLTLANPAPNILIAGFTAAYVELEVFFWIDTFSNDRELGEIRSQVMDGCHKTLAEKGFTYSSNVTTAIDMLPVSVNINQDKKTS is encoded by the coding sequence ATGCAAGAAAGTTTTGAGCTTTTGGTGGACAGAATAATAAGCACAACGCCTCAAATTTTAGCTGCTATAACATCGTTGGTTGTGCTTATTTTTATCGGCAGGCTTGCCAGCAGCGGTGTTGGTCGTTTACTTGGCGATGATAGAACCAAAGGCGTAAAGCAAGTCCGGCTGATTAAGCGACTGGTACGCTGGGCATTTAATGTGCTGGGTCTGGTTATTGCCTTACACCTTGTTGGCTTAACCCAAGTTGCCACCAGTTTTTTAGCTGCGGGTGGTGTTGTTGCCGTGGTACTTGGATTCGCTTTCCGGGAGATAGGTGAAAATTTACTTGCAGGGTTATTCCTTTCTTTCAGCCGCTCTTTCGATGTCGGAGATCTGATTGAAAGCAATGGAATAAGAGGAATTGTGCAGAGAATAGAGATACGGGACGTTCACATACGGACTGCCGACGGGTGTGATATTTTCATTCCAAGTGTCACCATCTACAAAAACCCGCTTCACAATTTTACAAGAGATGGGTTGCGACGAGGCAGCTTCATCATTGGGGTTGACTATGGTGACGATCTTCAGAAAGCAAGAGAGACTCTTCTCAAAACCGTACAGGATCATAAACTCACGCTTGCAAATCCTGCCCCAAATATTCTGATAGCCGGCTTTACGGCAGCTTATGTTGAGCTGGAAGTTTTCTTCTGGATTGATACGTTCAGCAATGACCGCGAGTTAGGTGAAATACGGTCGCAGGTGATGGACGGGTGCCACAAAACATTAGCTGAAAAAGGATTTACCTACAGCTCTAATGTGACCACCGCTATAGACATGCTACCCGTAAGCGTAAACATAAATCAGGATAAGAAAACGTCTTAA
- a CDS encoding aryl-sulfate sulfotransferase, with product MTVFTKRLLPIVMIAVLFIAGCQNSTEPESNPDARFLEFSISELPNLSFTIDHDEGFVEVTNAEPIHSGTDLTLLTASFSTSQGASVFVDTVQQVSGETINDFSEGIFYTVISEDGTAQQKYFVYLSEELPLNYLLTEYPTVQLNPSGRNPLSAEIRVESREPTTASIEILGDIPIEKTVSSRFSTYQIPVLGLYPDAENQVVLTVENSNQHVVKDTLNVTTEALPDFLPTPEINVLQESKMEPGMHFNEVHIGNAGKFNSYPLMFDNNGDIRWYLDLSEHDRITWPIQFNGDGTFFAIFGVTIIEYDMLGNELNRIVVEENNMHHEIIKLPNGNYVIAVSRVGTTMIKNGEEIGSVEDYIIEVDGSGSIVNEWDMAEILDVNRTTLTDGGVDWFHMNSIWYSESDNTLIISGRNQGVVKVDWENNLKWIFAPHQGWGKAGRYEKSTETAPFLLTAVDESGTPFSDEVQLGTLESNDFSWVWGQHAPLILPNGNLFIFDNGFNRNFGTAASNYSMGTEYEINEQHMTVKQVWSYGRSRGDELFSSIISDVDYLPNTHNRLFMPGVVRTGAGNPYSKIVEITHPDKEIVFESTLHFKNQLVNGQGWGNLDITYRAERIPLYEN from the coding sequence ATGACCGTTTTTACCAAGCGACTGCTCCCCATTGTAATGATTGCCGTGCTTTTTATAGCGGGTTGCCAAAACAGTACCGAACCCGAATCAAACCCAGATGCCCGATTCCTTGAATTCAGTATTTCTGAACTTCCCAACCTCTCGTTTACTATAGATCATGATGAGGGTTTTGTAGAAGTTACTAATGCAGAACCGATCCATTCCGGTACGGACCTCACCTTGCTAACGGCAAGTTTTTCAACCTCTCAGGGAGCTTCTGTTTTTGTGGACACCGTGCAACAAGTCTCCGGAGAAACCATAAACGATTTTTCTGAAGGCATTTTTTATACCGTTATTTCTGAGGATGGTACTGCCCAACAAAAGTACTTTGTTTACCTCAGTGAAGAACTCCCTCTTAACTACCTGTTAACAGAATACCCTACCGTTCAACTAAACCCAAGCGGAAGAAACCCTTTATCTGCAGAGATAAGGGTTGAATCCCGCGAACCCACTACAGCAAGTATAGAAATACTGGGAGATATCCCTATCGAAAAAACCGTATCCAGTCGTTTTTCTACCTATCAAATTCCCGTATTGGGACTCTACCCCGATGCCGAAAACCAAGTTGTACTTACGGTTGAAAATTCAAACCAACATGTCGTCAAAGATACCCTTAATGTTACAACAGAAGCTCTACCCGACTTTCTTCCAACGCCGGAAATTAACGTTCTTCAGGAATCAAAAATGGAGCCCGGCATGCATTTTAACGAGGTGCATATTGGGAATGCCGGCAAATTCAACAGTTATCCATTGATGTTTGACAACAATGGTGATATCCGGTGGTACCTGGATTTAAGTGAACATGACCGAATTACCTGGCCAATTCAGTTTAATGGTGATGGTACTTTTTTCGCCATATTTGGGGTAACTATAATTGAGTACGATATGTTGGGTAATGAGTTGAACCGGATCGTGGTTGAAGAAAACAACATGCATCATGAAATCATCAAGCTGCCAAATGGAAATTATGTGATAGCAGTAAGCCGTGTAGGTACTACTATGATTAAGAATGGAGAGGAGATAGGAAGTGTAGAAGATTACATTATTGAAGTTGACGGCAGCGGTAGTATTGTAAACGAGTGGGACATGGCTGAAATTCTTGACGTAAACAGAACCACATTAACTGACGGTGGTGTAGACTGGTTTCACATGAACTCAATTTGGTATAGTGAAAGCGACAATACCCTGATTATCTCCGGCAGAAATCAGGGCGTAGTTAAAGTCGATTGGGAGAATAACCTGAAATGGATCTTCGCCCCTCATCAAGGCTGGGGCAAAGCCGGCAGATATGAAAAAAGCACCGAAACCGCTCCTTTTCTTTTGACTGCAGTGGATGAGAGCGGGACGCCTTTCAGTGATGAAGTTCAACTGGGAACTCTTGAAAGCAATGACTTTTCCTGGGTTTGGGGTCAGCATGCTCCGCTTATTCTGCCAAACGGCAACCTTTTTATTTTTGACAACGGTTTCAACCGGAATTTCGGAACAGCCGCATCTAATTACTCAATGGGAACGGAATATGAAATTAACGAACAGCATATGACCGTAAAGCAAGTATGGAGTTATGGGAGATCGCGCGGAGATGAGCTTTTTTCTTCTATCATCAGCGATGTTGACTATCTACCAAATACCCATAACAGGCTTTTTATGCCCGGCGTTGTTCGAACAGGAGCCGGCAACCCTTATTCAAAAATTGTCGAGATTACTCACCCCGATAAAGAAATAGTCTTTGAATCAACGCTTCACTTTAAGAACCAGCTTGTAAATGGACAAGGTTGGGGAAATCTTGATATTACTTACCGTGCTGAACGCATTCCCTTATATGAAAACTAA
- a CDS encoding ABC transporter ATP-binding protein translates to MERAVEIKNLDKSYEETPVLKNLNLEIPKGTVFGLIGPNGAGKSTLIGVLTGLLSFEGGDVIIHGMKLNARNELEIKKLTASVLQPPLLFEQFSSLEFIEYVCEIYEVNKEGLIEKAYSLMDYFDIKDFAKIKVNKLSSGSRKKLAFVTSVLVEPKLLLLDEPFEAVDVISIERMKNIIRRLKQKGVTIIVTSHILEVVENLCDDIAILHHGHIKAYLDSVSRKELQKDSSLHEIFEKYVEVEQKEEIVDWL, encoded by the coding sequence ATGGAGCGAGCTGTAGAAATAAAAAATCTGGACAAGAGCTACGAGGAAACACCGGTGCTCAAGAACCTGAACCTGGAGATTCCAAAAGGGACGGTTTTTGGGTTGATTGGCCCGAATGGCGCCGGGAAGAGCACGTTGATTGGCGTGTTGACGGGCTTGCTGAGCTTCGAAGGCGGTGATGTAATTATTCACGGGATGAAACTGAACGCCAGGAACGAGCTGGAAATTAAAAAGCTGACCGCTTCTGTGTTGCAGCCGCCACTGTTGTTTGAGCAGTTCAGCAGCCTGGAGTTTATCGAGTATGTGTGTGAAATCTACGAGGTGAACAAAGAAGGGCTGATTGAGAAGGCGTACTCGCTGATGGATTATTTCGACATCAAGGATTTTGCCAAAATTAAAGTGAACAAGCTTTCTTCCGGGAGCCGTAAAAAGCTGGCGTTTGTAACTTCCGTTTTGGTTGAGCCCAAGCTGCTACTGTTGGACGAACCTTTTGAAGCCGTTGATGTAATTTCCATCGAGCGGATGAAAAACATCATCCGGCGCCTGAAGCAAAAAGGGGTGACCATCATCGTAACCAGTCATATTTTGGAGGTGGTAGAAAACCTCTGTGACGATATCGCCATTCTGCATCACGGCCACATTAAAGCCTACCTGGACTCTGTGAGCCGCAAAGAACTACAAAAAGATTCCAGCCTCCACGAAATATTTGAAAAGTATGTGGAAGTAGAGCAGAAAGAAGAAATCGTGGACTGGTTGTAA
- a CDS encoding alanine/glycine:cation symporter family protein: MWGYPLVILLVGGGLFFLISSGFTPFRFFFHAVDLVRGKYDNPDDPGDINHFEALSTALASTVGMGNISGVAVAIFMGGPGALFWMWMSAIVGMATKFFTCTLSIMYRGEDTQGKIQGGPMYVIREGLSSKWMPLAYLFAMAGLFGPLPIFQTNQLVQILRDFIYIPNGWVEADAAFTGNLITGIVLVGLVSLVIFGGITKIGKVASKLVPSMVVIYVVSVLFILAVHIADIPYYLGLIVTDAFTGKAVMGGAVGQLIIIGVQRAAFSNEAGIGTESLAHGASKTKEPVREGLVAMMEPAIDTLLVCTMTALAILVTGVWQSTEANGVTLTLNAFNEALPAFGTYLLIISVLTFSVSSMLSYSYYGSKCLGFLLGAERQHLYNYFYVFSIIFGAVASLDAVINLIDGMFALMAIPTVTSALLLSKKVRLASKDYFTRLKNGEFKEYLEKK; encoded by the coding sequence ATGTGGGGATACCCCCTTGTCATTTTGTTGGTGGGAGGAGGGCTCTTTTTCCTGATTTCATCCGGCTTTACCCCATTTCGTTTTTTCTTTCACGCGGTAGACCTTGTGCGTGGAAAATATGACAACCCCGATGATCCGGGAGATATTAACCACTTCGAAGCTCTTTCCACAGCACTCGCTTCCACCGTGGGTATGGGGAACATCAGCGGTGTAGCAGTTGCGATTTTTATGGGTGGTCCCGGCGCGCTGTTTTGGATGTGGATGAGCGCCATTGTTGGAATGGCAACCAAATTTTTCACCTGTACGCTTTCCATTATGTATCGCGGAGAAGACACCCAGGGCAAAATTCAGGGTGGACCGATGTATGTAATCCGGGAAGGACTCAGCAGCAAATGGATGCCTCTGGCTTACCTGTTTGCGATGGCGGGGTTATTTGGTCCGCTGCCAATATTCCAAACCAACCAGCTGGTACAGATTTTAAGAGACTTTATTTACATCCCGAACGGATGGGTTGAAGCAGATGCCGCCTTTACAGGAAACCTGATCACCGGAATTGTGCTGGTCGGCTTGGTTTCACTGGTGATTTTTGGCGGGATTACCAAAATCGGGAAGGTAGCTTCAAAGCTGGTTCCCTCCATGGTTGTGATCTATGTAGTTTCGGTACTGTTTATTTTAGCCGTTCACATTGCAGACATTCCCTACTATTTAGGGCTGATTGTAACAGATGCCTTCACCGGAAAAGCCGTGATGGGCGGAGCTGTAGGTCAGTTGATTATTATCGGGGTTCAGCGGGCTGCTTTTTCAAATGAAGCTGGAATCGGGACGGAGTCGCTGGCGCACGGTGCATCGAAGACCAAAGAACCTGTTCGGGAAGGATTGGTAGCTATGATGGAACCTGCCATCGATACATTGCTGGTATGTACCATGACGGCCCTTGCGATTTTGGTAACCGGTGTATGGCAATCCACGGAAGCCAATGGGGTAACGCTTACTCTCAACGCTTTTAACGAAGCGCTCCCTGCATTCGGTACGTACTTATTGATTATATCCGTACTCACTTTCAGTGTAAGCTCCATGCTTTCCTACTCCTATTATGGCTCAAAATGTTTGGGCTTCCTCTTAGGTGCGGAAAGGCAGCATCTCTACAATTACTTCTATGTGTTCTCTATTATTTTTGGAGCCGTGGCTTCGCTGGATGCGGTCATCAACCTGATTGATGGTATGTTTGCCCTGATGGCCATACCTACGGTGACTTCCGCTTTATTACTTTCCAAAAAAGTAAGGCTGGCCTCTAAAGATTACTTCACCCGCCTGAAAAACGGCGAGTTTAAAGAGTATTTGGAGAAGAAATAA
- a CDS encoding MarC family NAAT transporter, whose product MEEFFKDIIPFSTVFMSIAALFFASFSSLFSVVNPFAAMPIYISLMEGHTDEEKIRTARKATTYMFFVLITFLLVGTYILSFFGISLPGIQIAGGLVIVRAGFSMLSPDNGGRKLTKKDQEAAKEKEDVSFSPLALPLLSGPGSIAVVIGFGSDAQGITDYLVNGAAVFMTALVAYGILRVAPAIVKYIGKTGMTVITRMMGFIALAIGVQFVINGISKFFGIG is encoded by the coding sequence ATGGAAGAATTTTTCAAAGACATAATCCCCTTTTCTACTGTTTTTATGAGCATAGCAGCATTATTTTTTGCAAGCTTTTCATCTTTATTTTCTGTCGTTAACCCCTTTGCAGCAATGCCTATCTACATTTCATTGATGGAAGGGCATACCGATGAGGAGAAAATCAGGACCGCGCGCAAGGCTACTACTTACATGTTTTTTGTTCTGATCACCTTTTTGTTGGTTGGAACCTACATTCTCAGCTTCTTTGGAATCAGCCTTCCGGGCATTCAGATAGCCGGAGGGTTGGTGATTGTAAGAGCCGGCTTTTCGATGTTAAGCCCCGATAACGGTGGCAGAAAGTTGACCAAGAAAGATCAGGAGGCTGCCAAAGAGAAAGAAGACGTATCATTCAGCCCCCTTGCACTCCCTCTGCTTTCGGGGCCGGGTAGTATTGCGGTTGTAATCGGATTCGGTTCCGATGCACAGGGAATTACCGATTACCTGGTGAACGGCGCGGCTGTATTTATGACGGCGCTGGTTGCTTACGGAATATTAAGAGTAGCACCCGCCATCGTAAAATATATTGGTAAAACCGGAATGACGGTCATCACCCGCATGATGGGCTTCATCGCGCTGGCTATTGGTGTTCAATTTGTGATCAACGGTATCTCCAAATTTTTTGGAATAGGATAG